Within the Streptomyces sp. YIM 121038 genome, the region TTGCCCTCCTGGACCATGGTCAGGGAGGAGTCGAAGGTGCAGGAGGCCGGGTCGCTGACGATGTCCGAGGACACGATCGGGTCCTCGGTGTAGAACAGGATGCCCTTGAGGTCGCCGTCGTCGGCGGCCTTCTTGAACGCGGCGTTGACCTCGTCCTTGGTGACCTCGCGCTGCAGCGTCACGACCAGGTCGGTGGCCGAGCCGGTCGGGACCGGGACGCGCATGGCGATGCCGTCCAGCTTGCCCTTGAGCTGCGGGAGGACCAGGGCGGTGGCCTTGGCGGCACCGGTCGTGGTCGGGATGATGTTCTCCGCGGCGGCGCGGGCACGGCGCAGGTCGGAGTGCGGGAAGTCCAGGATGCGCTGGTCGTTGGTGTACGCGTGGACCGTCGTCATCAGGCCCTTGACGATGCCGAAGTTCTCGTCGAGGACCTTGGCCATCGGCGCCACACAGTTGGTGGTGCAGGAGGCGTTGGAGATGACGTGGTGGTTGGCCGCGTCGTACTTGTCCTGGTTGACGCCCATCACGATGGTGATGTCCTCGTCCTTGGCCGGAGCCGAGATGAGGACCTTCTTCGCGCCACCGGCGATGTGCTTCTCGGCGTCGGCCTTCTTGGTGAAGATGCCGGTCGACTCGATGACGATGTCGACGCCGAGGTCGCCCCACGGGATGTCGGCGGGGTTGCGCTCGGACAGCACCTTGATGGTGTGGCCGTCGACGGTGATGGTGTCCTCGGTGTGGGACACCTCGGCCTTGAGGCGGCCGAGGATGGTGTCGTACTTCAGCAGGTGTGCGGTGGTCGCGGTGTCACCCAGGTCGTTGACAGCCACGATCTCGATGTCCGCACCCTGCTCAAGGAGCGCGCGGAAGTAGTTACGACCGATGCGGCCAAAGCCGTTGATGCCTACGCGGATCGTCACGAACCGATCTCCTCGTTGGTACGCCGGTCTGAGACGCCGGCGAGATGTATTGGGATGTCCCCGACCGCCTCCGACCCTACCTCTCCGAAGGCCTCCGGGTGACATCGAGAACCCCCCTGGAAGGCAATACCGTCCGGTAGTGAGAAGCACCACGCTCACCATGGCGCTCACCCGTTTCACCCCTTGCACGGGTGAGCGCAAATTCCGCGATTCGGACGCTGCCGGAGGGCCTTCCGGGCCCGGCGGCGGCCCTCGCCGGACCGGTCCGGCGGCCCTCGCCGGACCGGTCCGGCAGCCCTTCGCCGGACCGGTCCGGCAGCCCTCGCGTCAGGCCTCCGCGTCAGACCGCGAGGTTGTCCGCCATCTCCTCGGCGAGGTCCTCGGTCAGATTGGACTCCGTGCCGGGGATGCCCAGGTCCTGGGCCCGCTTGTCGGCCATCGCGAGCAGGCGGCGGATGCGCCCCGCGACCGCGTCCTTGGTCAGCGGCGGGTCGGCGAGCGCGCCCAGCTCCTCCAGGGAGGCCTGCTTGTGCTCCATGCGCAGCCGGCCCGCGGCCGCGAGGTGCTCGGGGACCTCCTCGCCGAGGATCTCCAGGGCGCGCTGCACCCGGGCGCCCGCGGCGACGGCGGCACGGGCCGAGCGGCGCAGATTGGCGTCGTCGAAGTTGGCGAGGCGGTTGGCGGTGGCGCGCACCTCGCGCCGCATCCGCCGCTCCTCCCAGGCGAGCACGGACTCGTGGGCGCCCAGGCGCGTCAGCAGGGCGCCGATCGCGTCCCCGTCACGGACGACCACGCGGTCCACGCCGCGCACCTCGCGGGCCTTCGCGGCGATCTGCAGCCGCCGGGCGGCGCCGACCAGGGCGAGGGCGGCCTCCGGACCCGGGCACGTCACCTCAAGGGAGGACGAGCGGCCGGGCTCGGTGAGCGAGCCGTGGGCGAGGAAGGCCCCGCGCCAGGCGGCCTCGGCGTCGCAGGTGGCCCCCGAGACCACCTGCGGCGGCAGGCCGCGGATGGGACGGCCGCGGCCGTCCACCAGGCCGGTCTGGCGGGCCAGCTGGTCGCCGCCCGCGACCACGCGGACCACGTAGCGCGAGCCGCGGCGCAGGCCGCCGGGGGCCATCACGATCAGCTCGGAGCCGTGCCCGAAGATCTCCAGGATGTCCCGCTTGAGCCGGCGCGCCGCCATCGCCGTGTCCAGCTCCGCCTCGATCACGATGCGGCCGCTGACCAGGTGCAGCCCGCCCGCGAACCGCAGGATCGCCGAGACCTCCGCCTTCCTGCAGCAGGTCCGGGTGACGGGAAGCCGGGAGATCTCGTCCTTCACCGCTGCCGTCATCGCCATGGGCCGATCCTTCCATGCATCCGAAAAATACGGTCGTACGCGGCGGCAAGCAGCTCCGGGTCGTGCTTGGGGCTGCCGTCCTCGCGGGCCACCGGCGCCAGCTCCACCGTGGCACCGAACCGCTTGGCGGCATCGGTCAGGGACCCACGGTCGGGCACGGCGGCCTCGTCGGCCAGCACCACGTCCAGGGCGAGTTTAGGGGCGTGTCGGGCCAAAACCTCCAAATGACGCTGCGGAGAGAAGCCTTCGGTTTCTCCGGGCTGCGGTGCGAGGTTGAGCGACAGGACCCGGCGGGCCTTCGTCTCCGTGAGCGCGTCGAGCAGCTCGGGCACGAGCAGGTGCGGGATCACGGAGGAGAACCAGGAGCCGGGCCCGAGGACCACCCAGTCGGCGTCCAGGACGGCGGCGACCGCCTCCGGGACGGCGGGCGGGGCCTGCGGGACCAGGTGCACGGACTGCACCTCGCCGGG harbors:
- the gap gene encoding type I glyceraldehyde-3-phosphate dehydrogenase; translated protein: MTIRVGINGFGRIGRNYFRALLEQGADIEIVAVNDLGDTATTAHLLKYDTILGRLKAEVSHTEDTITVDGHTIKVLSERNPADIPWGDLGVDIVIESTGIFTKKADAEKHIAGGAKKVLISAPAKDEDITIVMGVNQDKYDAANHHVISNASCTTNCVAPMAKVLDENFGIVKGLMTTVHAYTNDQRILDFPHSDLRRARAAAENIIPTTTGAAKATALVLPQLKGKLDGIAMRVPVPTGSATDLVVTLQREVTKDEVNAAFKKAADDGDLKGILFYTEDPIVSSDIVSDPASCTFDSSLTMVQEGNSVKILGWYDNEWGYSNRLVDLTVFVGGQL
- the whiA gene encoding DNA-binding protein WhiA codes for the protein MAMTAAVKDEISRLPVTRTCCRKAEVSAILRFAGGLHLVSGRIVIEAELDTAMAARRLKRDILEIFGHGSELIVMAPGGLRRGSRYVVRVVAGGDQLARQTGLVDGRGRPIRGLPPQVVSGATCDAEAAWRGAFLAHGSLTEPGRSSSLEVTCPGPEAALALVGAARRLQIAAKAREVRGVDRVVVRDGDAIGALLTRLGAHESVLAWEERRMRREVRATANRLANFDDANLRRSARAAVAAGARVQRALEILGEEVPEHLAAAGRLRMEHKQASLEELGALADPPLTKDAVAGRIRRLLAMADKRAQDLGIPGTESNLTEDLAEEMADNLAV